A stretch of Schistocerca cancellata isolate TAMUIC-IGC-003103 chromosome 3, iqSchCanc2.1, whole genome shotgun sequence DNA encodes these proteins:
- the LOC126176060 gene encoding trypsin-2-like isoform X2 — MWKIVVCAFAVASVWPCVQSAPRIVNGTSVDIEDYPWMASIQFEDGHKCGGVIISETWVLTCAECVQKFDPSYYFVRVGTSIRDTGGILYNVTKTAHNSHYSSTSMDYDIGAAQILGTFTFNEKIQPIPLTTVEPEAGTLVSITGWGTVYSGSYLADQLQMVELYIVDRDVCNDAYDGLGKVSVRKICAWWPGGGRDRCGPDYGGPMVLDGVLVGVISSWGNGCALPGWPSVYANIANADIRQWINDTTGV; from the exons ATGTGGAAGATCGTGGTGTGTGCATTCGCAGTGGCGTCGGTCTGGCCATGTGTGCAGAGCGCACCACGGATAGTGAATGGCACCAGTGTCGACATCGAGGACTACCCCTGGATGGCGTCCATTCAGTTTGAGGACGGCCACAAGTGTGGCGGCGTTATTATCAGTGAGACTTGGGTGCTGACCTGTGCAGAGTGCGTACAGAAGTTCGATCCCTCGTACTACTTCGTACGCGTTGGCACATCCATACGGGATACTGGGGGCATTCTCTACAACGTCACCAAAACCGCCCACAACAGCCACTACAGCTCCACCTCCATGGACTACGACATCGGAGCAGCGCAGATACTGGGCACCTTCACCTTCAATGAGAAAATTCAG CCCATTCCGTTGACGACAGTGGAGCCTGAGGCCGGCACGCTGGTGTCCATAACTGGCTGGGGCACGGTCTATAGCGGCAGCTACCTGGCAGACCAGCTGCAGATGGTGGAGCTCTACATCGTGGACCGGGACGTCTGCAACGACGCTTACGACGGGCTGGGCAAGGTGAGCGTCCGCAAGATCTGTGCATGGTGGCCGGGCGGTGGCCGCGACCGCTGTGGCCCCGACTATGGGGGCCCCATGGTGTTGGATGGCGTGCTGGTGGGGGTCATCTCCTCCTGGGGCAACGGCTGCGCCCTTCCCGGCTGGCCCAGCGTCTACGCCAACATCGCCAACGCCGACATTAGGCAGTGGATCAATGACACCACCGGCGTCTAG
- the LOC126176060 gene encoding trypsin-2-like isoform X1 — MWKIVVCAFAVASVWPCVQSAPRIVNGTSVDIEDYPWMASIQFEDGHKCGGVIISETWVLTCAECVQKFDPSYYFVRVGTSIRDTGGILYNVTKTAHNSHYSSTSMDYDIGAAQILGTFTFNEKIQQPIPLTTVEPEAGTLVSITGWGTVYSGSYLADQLQMVELYIVDRDVCNDAYDGLGKVSVRKICAWWPGGGRDRCGPDYGGPMVLDGVLVGVISSWGNGCALPGWPSVYANIANADIRQWINDTTGV, encoded by the exons ATGTGGAAGATCGTGGTGTGTGCATTCGCAGTGGCGTCGGTCTGGCCATGTGTGCAGAGCGCACCACGGATAGTGAATGGCACCAGTGTCGACATCGAGGACTACCCCTGGATGGCGTCCATTCAGTTTGAGGACGGCCACAAGTGTGGCGGCGTTATTATCAGTGAGACTTGGGTGCTGACCTGTGCAGAGTGCGTACAGAAGTTCGATCCCTCGTACTACTTCGTACGCGTTGGCACATCCATACGGGATACTGGGGGCATTCTCTACAACGTCACCAAAACCGCCCACAACAGCCACTACAGCTCCACCTCCATGGACTACGACATCGGAGCAGCGCAGATACTGGGCACCTTCACCTTCAATGAGAAAATTCAG CAGCCCATTCCGTTGACGACAGTGGAGCCTGAGGCCGGCACGCTGGTGTCCATAACTGGCTGGGGCACGGTCTATAGCGGCAGCTACCTGGCAGACCAGCTGCAGATGGTGGAGCTCTACATCGTGGACCGGGACGTCTGCAACGACGCTTACGACGGGCTGGGCAAGGTGAGCGTCCGCAAGATCTGTGCATGGTGGCCGGGCGGTGGCCGCGACCGCTGTGGCCCCGACTATGGGGGCCCCATGGTGTTGGATGGCGTGCTGGTGGGGGTCATCTCCTCCTGGGGCAACGGCTGCGCCCTTCCCGGCTGGCCCAGCGTCTACGCCAACATCGCCAACGCCGACATTAGGCAGTGGATCAATGACACCACCGGCGTCTAG